GCTTTCGTAAACTTACTAGAagattttgaaagtatttttgaagtattttgaaattctgatcatgtttttcttgtttgttcagGCACACACAGTAGTCCACACAATCATTTACTGAGATGATATGTGCAACGATTAACtaacttaaaatgtttttgaaggtTTAAGAGGAAAGACTGGGCCATTAGGACCAGCTGGAGAGAAAGGAGACCAAGGTCAGTCTGGTAAAAAAGGACCTGGAGGATTGACTGGTGCCAAAGGTGAAGTAGGTCCAGCTGGACCACCTGGACCTAAGGGAGATAAAGGAGACCGAGGAGAGCCAGGTGCACCAGGGGTCTGTAAGTGTGGAAAGATAGTGCTGAAATCGGCCTTTTCTGTTGGCATCACCACCAGCTACCCAGAGGAAAGATTACCAATTGTATTCAATAAAGTCCTCTTCAATGAGGGGGAGCATTACAACCCTTCCACAGGGAAGTTTATTTGTGCCATCCCagggatttattatttttcttatgataTTACCTTAGCAAACAAGCATCTTGCGATTGGGCTGGTTCACAATGGGAAGTACCGGATAAAGACATTTGATGCGAACACAGGCAACCATGATGTAGCTTCTGGATCCACAGTGATCTACCTTCAGCCAGAAGATGAAGTATGGCTTGAGATCTTCTACACTGACCAAAATGGTCTCTTTTCTGATCCAACGTGGGCAGACAGTTTGTTTTCTGGATTTCTCTTATACGTTGATACAGATTACCTTGATGCTTTATCAGATGAAGATGAGCTCTGAAGCAAATGATGTCAAACGACATTCAAACTGGACACCCCCAGCACAGAATCTTATCTAGCTGTGCAGGGGGagtaaatttgaaaaaaaaataatctgggagtttatttttgctttgataGGAACCAAATCTGAGCTCCTAAGGATCCTTCTAGAATCTAAGCTGGATTTTTTACCAAACAGCAGGGATATCAAAAGGAACTATAACTAACAAAAGACTGTATCACTCCAGGACTGACTCCTCCTGAAAGTTATGTTTATAATACTATTTAAACAAATTTAAGATGCTGTACATTggattttatataaaatatattaaattgcaATGTAGAATGGATATTTTGTATATGACATTAAAGTAAAATTGAACAATTGACAGCAATATGATCTTTGGTCATTTTAAGAcaggaaatacattaaaaacagagaaaactgattttgaaaaaggAGAGGAATAAAACAGGAATGTCTGCTTCAGGATGCAGCTGAACAGGTCACAGGGACAGTGCCATCTGATATTTACACCAACAAATTATATTCATAATTAAATAACCTCCTAATAAATACATGAAGTTTTGTACTAGCTGAGGACTGCCCAATGACACTTACCATCAAACAGAACGAAGgtattaaacataaaataattagAACCTGAGAGTCCTGAAAACTTGGAGATAGACAATCAGTATTCAATGTGGGTATTTTCAGTGTAATTCCAAGTGGGTTTGCTATTATTTCAATGTTATTCATATCTTTATgagaaatgtggaagaaaatataaactttttgctgaagaaaattatGGATGCCAAAAAACTGATAGAACAATAACCAGTAATAAGAATAAATTATATGGAACAAACCGAGTCACATCGTTAAAACAGACTTACTTATATGGCCAAATGCAATGATATAAATGTAGGTCACACACAAGTTTAAAAACTGCATTCAGGAAATCAGTGAACTTGTAACAGGTACACAGGACCTCATGGATAACCAGCTAAATATGAGTCATCAGAGTAGGCTGTTGCTACAGCCCTTTGGATGTATGATAAATCGAATTACAAGTAGGAGTAAAGAGTACTTTTGAACCTGCTACTTCCGTCAATGTTTCAAAAACTTacttgaaaatagaaaaaaaaaatggttgtcGTTCTACCCATGCGGATTACACACGAGATGTAACAAggtcaatttatttttcttgtcaatGAGGTTAAGAGGTGATTTGATAACAGTCTGCAAGTACCCATCTGGAGATAAAATTTCTGGTAGTAGCTGGCACTTTCTTCTATCAGACAGGAATACAGCAAGGTCCACCGATGAGAAACTATCAATTCCCACTGGAAATGAGAAACCCATTTTACCAGTGGTTGTAATCAATCATTGTAAAAGTACCTAGGAACATCATGGGTTCTCCAGCAGTCAACACCTTTAAGTCAAGACTGGCTATCTTTGACCGGGTGCTCTTACTTTCCAAGAATTTACAATGTTATTTTATTCATCCCAGATTTACAGAAACCTGCTATTTCTAAGACTTATTCAGATTCTTTCAAATGGTAGTGGTCTGTGTTGCACAGCTCCTGATCCCACTTTATTTATGACCAAGGAAGAGGgaaatttctgggttttttctgtgtaaattacAACCAAAGAAAATTACACAAAAATACTGCTGAGACTGCAAAATGAGCACTAAAGTTATGTATGGAACATTAATCTATGCACCCTGTATCTGTGACCTCATTTCCCCATACATTAACATACATGTCTTTGAGTACATGATAGGTGCTTTATGCAGTGAACAGGTGCAAAGTCCTGTCCACAAATCAAACTGGCAATGCCTGCACAACCCTTATTTTATCTGACAGTGAGAGATGTGTGGTAGAAGACAGAAGTGGATTATATTTCTAACTAGACATCTAATTTATTACTGTTATACGAGGGCTGCTTCCTGTGAAAAATATGGAAGAGAACACTTACAGATTCAGTTTATCATGTGCTGTACAATCGTTTATACATCTGCAAATTAAGCACAATATGAGTGCAAAATACAGCCCAATCGTCATCTACAATAATGATTGACATTATTAATGAAAGCCTACACAAGGCACAAAGACTGTCAGCATTGCTCAGTGCTGTCTGCACTGAAATTCCACAGGACAGAACAGACAATCATATCAGGCCCATGACTTCCAGGAAGCGTAATTCAATAGATGCAGGATTGCACCTATAACATGCATTATGTGGCAAAAGCAACTAAtagaagtatttaatttaaatttatttttttttgtttaaaaaaatatggaaataggTTTACAACATTTGAATCAATAGAAAGTTTGTTGAGATAACAAGTCAATTTTTATTAGAATTAGAAAATCTGTAAAGCCAAATTTAAGAAAAGAGTATGACCAATTTTCTTCAGACTCTACAGAAACATATTTGGTagttataaaaatggaaattttcagaCAGAACTATTTTTTCACaattgaagagaggaaaaatagggCTTTATAGTGAAATTTTCCTGGTTGCAATCCTAACTAAAAGCAATCTGGTTCCATGTAATAATCttgtaaaaatgaatgaaatataaGAGATATTTTAACCACACCTATGTTGAAAATCACATTATGGGAATAAGTAAACCAAGAGTTATTCCTTCCCTTTACTTAATAATTTTAGATTTATGTTTGTACAAtcatagaaaagtaattttagctTCCCTAAGTTTTCCCATTTGGATTCTGTACTTATCTGAACAGTTTAATATTTTGGCATGAActgttaaaaataagtaattctgTTGAATTATTCCTATAGGTCTTGGCAGGAAGAATCTTTTTACTACATGTATGGACAACATATGTATACAAGTAGCATGTGTCCTTGCCCTCATTCAGGATCTCAAGATGTTATCCTAAAGTAAATCATTCCTATTgttattttacttgaaaatagATCAACTTTAATGATATGATATTTCATTAGCGGTATTCCTCTGTCTAAATTTgaatttatatagaaaatatctTGTCTGGTCTGGTTTGGTTTCAAGATGTAGGATAACAAAGAGCAAAATCTCTTTGGgattaaatttgaaattaatcaGATTTCCACACAATATATATGTCATTCTAAACATACCATAGTGCCGTATAAAACTAGGCATCCAGATCAAGTTAGTCAACTAGCCTTTGACTACAGTCAGCAGAGAGAAATTAGTATCACCAGGAGAAACCCCCAGGAGGAAGCATGTCTTTGCTGCAGCACCAGCTTTCGGGCTTCCTGATTGAGGCTGCAAGAACTCATACAAACCTGAGACCACCAGGAAACCTTCAAACAATATCTAGAAGATTAGTGTTCCTGAGATTCAtaggtaaaatatatatatatatttactagggatatacatatgtaaatatacatatgtaaaaTAAAGCTATTTGAAACAAAATAGCTCCCCACAATTTTTTACTCTTTCAGACTTTATACTTGGTAGAGTGACGTCAAGGAAGAAGTCAGTCATGTGTTTCACTGCTGAACATTTTTAACCTAGATGACTAATTAACCATTAAAGTCCATCTTCAAATTGATATGAGTATGTTACTTTGAATAAATACCTTCACTTTCTTCCCTATGGTATTCATGTCCATATAATTTAGgctgttatatatttttttcagcagcaattggtcctaaatttttttttacaatgatcAGACGATGCAGAGAAAATAGTTACTAAGGGATATCAGTACTGAGAACATTATATACATTCTTCAAATCTTTTTAAATCTACCTAACACCATATATGTACTTTTGGGATAGGTAAAAATATACAAACTGACAAGCAGCTTATTTTGTTCCCTACCAAGTATGTTTCATTAGTTGATGCAGTTCAtataatactttatttttatttaccttccACAGGTCACCCACTATGTTCAGTTCATATTCATTCACTAAGAGATTCACTGAATAATTTACTTTTCACTAATTGGTTTAATTTATCCATTGGCAGGAAATTCATAGGATAACTATACTGATGCTGTACTAGGCAATTTGGCCAGTAGGAACTTCAGTTTTATGTGGAAATGTAGCTTActttataaatgtatttcagtaGGTGATGAATCCCATCCAAGAAATAATACATGAGagtaaacaggagaaaaatagAGTTGAGAAAGCAATATACCACAACCTTTCTCAATGAGTAATACATTGCTTTCAAGAAGCAATTTATTTCTTTCGGTATAAACCATTTAGACTTCAGCTCAGAGAGCATTTATAGGTTACATTCACTTCCCTGTTAACTCCTTACGTCaacactccaaactgaggttatgtcagtatttctgaatttcagaggCATGATTCTTCCTCACATCAGCAGGAAGACATTGCCAAGTACTCTCACGAAATTCTCAGATTCTGATACTTGGTTTTGTCCTAGCTGCATACATCAGATCAATTCATCAAAGTTACTacctaaagcaaaagaaaaattaaatagacACATTATACATATATCTTTTAATAGTAAATATATACAAAGAAAAAGTGCCTTGGATTATTTGGCATTTGGCTTATATCCCTCAATTCTGAGTATAATTATTTTAGTACAATCCAGCAGCTATCTGCTGGAAGAAGTGTAAGGAGATTTTTCCTCTATGCGGATTGTTCCTGCAGCAGCAAGTATTAGTACAAAATTTATCTTATCTGACTTTAATCTCTAAAAGTTCAAAGATCATTGCCTAGGCTACATTAGTTGTTAGCTCTCCTGTCATCAGTGTAAAGAAACAGGTGAGGTAAATCTCTGTTTGGATGACACTGTATTAGACACCTACTTTAAGAACGGAGGAATCGGGAGTATCTAACCTGTATCTACATGACTAACTTAGGTTAGCCTTTAACTCTGAGATGGCAAAAGTTAAGTAAGATGTCTGCTCTTAGAGAACAATCCACTAAGTGGAAAAATCAGCATAATTTAATTTGGCAATTTATATGTCTCACAATTAGACAGAAGATGTGGATTGATGAGAACATAGAAGTACCCTTATAATGATGGAAGTGACCTCTTGTCAAACCTTTTGTAAAGTATTGCTCAAGTTCCTCCTAGGACTTCAACTGCAGTAACTTGGCTGTCCTCCAGAAAATTTTACAGTATATTAAGGTGGGCCAGATAATCCTCTCATACCTCCAAATTCAACATGCTTAAGTATATacaaaaaattgacatttttaagGATATTTAATTTTAGGTGTGGAAAACTTAAATGTATCCTGGAGTGTTTCTACctatacaaaaaaaatataaatttatttcttttcaactttAAAGCACCCGTCAAAATCctaaacaaaatacaaagcatAACACAATATTTGTAAAATCATCTCTGTGAAAGAATAGCCTTTTTTATTTCATGCTAATAAAGGGacaaaaaatactgaattcttgaaaaacaaattaactaTGATTCTCAGCAGGCTCTAAAATGAATTTTTAGCAAGAAGCAGATGGGATTTCTGGAAATGGGTGAATTGTATGAAGAAAATATACCAGcagtcccttttctttctgtgctttcaaCAAAGTGTTATTCCTAGGCTCGGAAGACAGTGGAAAGGATTTAAAATTTTTGAGTTGAAGAACAATCTCTTCAATCATCTGAAAACTTGCCTACCACGGATGCTGATGTCCCTTTCACACACCACCTGCGTTCACCCACACTCTGTCAGATGTTCTGGGACGTGAACACAGATTTCTAAACCACATGTGACATAAAATTTCAGGAAATTTTATTTGCGATTTCTGTCATGTTGGAGCAAGGTGTGATCAGTTTAAAATAATCAAGATGAtcagaattttttcttcctcatttgtaACCTCCCTGAAACTGGGATCGCTGTAGAGTTGCACATAGTACTTGAAATTCCTATTCTATAAACACAGCAACATGTACTCGTATTCTGTAAGTGTTGTACATGGCTTGTAAGATTTGCAGTTTCgcttctgttttaatttgtttttacatgtTCTGGCTTTGTTTCTAGGCAGGTAAAAAGAGGAGTATATGGCGTTCCAAAACTTACATTATCCTCAAACCCTGAGAATAAACTCTATCATTAATTGTCcactattcattttaaaatggttttaacGCTGAACTTGGGGTCTGTTATCCCTTAGCCTGCTCGTTCCTGGGGCAGCCTGCAGTGTGGTCACTACAAGCTGCCATCTACCTTGCCTCTGCTAAAAGCCATCAACAATTTATGCCTAAGTGTGACAGTGGCAGATCTAACAGCTCACATCATCTTATTTGGAGCACTAAATCTGCTGCCCAGTGTAATCAATGACATTGGGCTTGCCTTTGTTTTTGTAATGCTGACCAAGATAAATGAGTTGTTCTCCACCCCAGGAAACATACGTGGTTTGAATTCTGTATGTCTCCTGTGAGTAGAGTCATTGTACTGACATGTGTTTTTAAGCAGCTTTCCATCCTGTTAAGCAAAGGTCCCCCACTGCTTCTTTAGGGTATTATAGTAATGTTCCTTACATAATGCTGTTCATATTTGTCCATCATTTAAACTGTTTGTACAACTGTTTCTGAGACTGGAATAAATTGTTGGGACACATACATATTAGCAAAACAAGATGTTGAACCTGAGTCCGTGCCAAAACTCTGTACAAAGGTTCACCCACTGCATCTTGCCACAGTCCCATGTACGGTGAGACTTAGCAGATAACAGATTGTGTATCATATATGTTACCCTAAGAAACCTGCCTTCTGATTACATCTCTTTCCCATTCTTGAAAGCTATTGTCATGTCAGTTGTCTTCTAGCTGTGGTAGTTCCTCTTTtagcaattaaaaatgcatactCCCAATCTTTTTATCTACTGTGACTGTTTACTTCTTCCCATGATCTCCTTCTTGCAGCAGTATTCAGAAACGGGAAACAATTTAGCCATCTCCTTTCATGTGATTCCAGCTACTAAAACTTTGCAGTAACAGACCTTCAGATGTTATAGGGACTGTTTATATAAAGACGACTATAAATAGGTCTAATAACAACTCCATTTAGTATCAGCAATATTGTTTGTTCTGGTTGTACTAAAGATACTAATACAAATGTTAACATAAGAAATTACTTTGTTAAGAATTCAATGCAGCAGAAAAGACCCCCCTCCGTACCTGATAGGAAAACTATAAATCCCTTTGTACCTATAAAAATTAGGAACTGTATATAAGACAATCCATGTTTCTGATAGCGCCGATACTTCTGCCATTCCTAGTATCTACATAAGCTGGTTGTGAGCATTTAACTAGCAGATAACCCATCCCTCCACTGCTTCTCTAACCAGGGCTTAAGGATTGTATTTACCTTTAAGCGGGCTCTAAAGCAACCTTAATGAAGCCTTCATATCCTTATTTTTTCTGCTACAGAAGTATTAAAGTACATTCATTACTCTATAAAGCTATGATTTGTTTTACTTCTTACTTTGGTTTCAGGATCTGCCTTCTCCAGACTCAGAGTATGTACTAATACATTTTTTATTCCTGGTGTGGCAAAAAGCCTGTTTGCAAATTACAGCTGCTGAGAGATTATACCTTTTTGAACTCTGCTATATTTCCCattcttttccccaaaatgacATGCTGAAGTTTGCTGAGGCCTATGCTGATTTGTAAAGAATAATGCATCATTGTCCTCCTGATACAGCTTTGGTTAATACTTGGAGTACTTTAA
The sequence above is drawn from the Strix aluco isolate bStrAlu1 chromosome 4, bStrAlu1.hap1, whole genome shotgun sequence genome and encodes:
- the C1QTNF7 gene encoding complement C1q tumor necrosis factor-related protein 7, with protein sequence MFVLLYVTSFAIYTSEQPLQSQFKGENYYTRYICSIPGLPGPVGPPGAGGSPGPHGRIGLPGRDGRDGRKGEKGEKGSAGLRGKTGPLGPAGEKGDQGQSGKKGPGGLTGAKGEVGPAGPPGPKGDKGDRGEPGAPGVCKCGKIVLKSAFSVGITTSYPEERLPIVFNKVLFNEGEHYNPSTGKFICAIPGIYYFSYDITLANKHLAIGLVHNGKYRIKTFDANTGNHDVASGSTVIYLQPEDEVWLEIFYTDQNGLFSDPTWADSLFSGFLLYVDTDYLDALSDEDEL